From the Oscarella lobularis chromosome 13, ooOscLobu1.1, whole genome shotgun sequence genome, one window contains:
- the LOC136194858 gene encoding uncharacterized protein: MIEHDAAIDFGAEMEDEELVAQIGEKISAKQCEFEGSSKKEANAEVEDEDEKDKEEEEEEEPTSSVESYSHAMDVTHQLYLFAMEKEEVELAESFFMLEGSCRRQIKTDSGRTKADTLLVKGRKAESYDGVEKEKADDSRKIASEECNSEIVLIPGGCTSIAQPMDRSVNKPFKESIRESWSSWMRQNGGGKTPAGNLKQPTRQNVIDWVAEAWRKISPELLVKSLLVCGISNALDGSEDDLLSDDLPRLNEEDEGGNESDEEDSPSDSDDDDDLSSFGDEEDDD; encoded by the exons ATGATTGAACACGATGCAGCAATTGATTTCGGAGCTGaaatggaagacgaagaactcGTTGCTCAGATTGGAGAGAAGATCAGCGCAAAACAGTGTGAATTCGAGGGCTCGTCAAAGAAAGAGGCGAACGCAGAAGtagaagatgaagacgagaaagataaagaagaagaggaggaagaagaaccAACAAGCTCTGTTGAGTCATACAGTCACGCGATGGACGTCACACACCAGTTGTATCTCTTTGCtatggagaaagaagaagtagaATTGGCTGAAAGTTTTTTCATGTTGGAGGGCAGCTGCAGGAG gcagATTAAAACAGATTCAGGACGGACGAAAGCAGACACGTTGTTAGTTAAAGGAAGAAAGGCTGAGTCGTACGACGGagtggagaaagagaag GCAGACGACAGTCGAAAAATTGCGTCAGAAGAATGCAACTCGGAGATCGTTCTAATTCCGGGTGGGTGCACGTCGATAGCCCAGCCTATGGATCGGTCGGTGAACAAGCCGTTCAAGGAAAGCATTAGGGAGTCGTGGTCGAGCTGGATGAGGCAGAACGGCGGAGGGAAAACACCTGCTGGCAATTTGAAACAGCCAACCCGACAAAATGTTATTGATTGGGTAGCAGAAGCTTGGAGAAAAATTTCGCCCGAATTGCTGGTGAAGTCTTTGCTTGTTTGCGGCATTTCCAATGCACTTGATGGATCAGAAGATGACCTCCTTAGCGACGATTTGCCGCGATtgaatgaagaagacgaagggGGGAATGAatcagacgaagaggacTCTCCATCTGActccgatgacgacgacgacctcAGCTCCTTCGGTGAtgaggaagacgatgacTGA